Proteins encoded in a region of the Micropterus dolomieu isolate WLL.071019.BEF.003 ecotype Adirondacks linkage group LG09, ASM2129224v1, whole genome shotgun sequence genome:
- the si:ch211-195b13.1 gene encoding STKc_SGK domain-containing protein translates to MAVTEAGCDLTYCKMRGIVAVLTAFIKERKMGLNDFIQKLVSTPHICQHVEVNNFLKIDENQNEEVEDELPDRPMCLNSRSSLAEETQIKPCDFDYLRIIGKGSFGKVLLARHKESTKYYAVKVLQKKIIMKKKEQKHIMAERSVLMKNIKHPFLVGLHYSFQTTDKLYFVLDYVNGGELFYHLQRERVFLEPRARFYAAEIASALGYLHSLHIVYRDLKPENILIDSQGHIVLTDFGLCKEGLEDNGTTTTFCGTPEYLAPEVLQKQAYDRTVDWWCLGSVLYEMLYGLPPFYSRNTAEMYNNILHKAPVLKPNVSNSGRELLEGLLQKDRTKRLGVKDDFLELKYHSFFSPINWEDLMSKKITPPFIPSVSGPTDLRHFDPEFTHLPVSSSLCTDTLTVTSSVREAAGAFPGFSYGPPADHSFM, encoded by the exons ATGGCCGTGACTGAAGCTGGATGCGATCTCACTTACTGCAAAATGAGGGGTATTGTCGCCGTACTCACCG CTTTCATAAAGGAGAGAAAAATGGGACTGAATGACTTCATCCAGAAGCTGGTGTCTACTCCACATATCTGCCAACA tGTTGAAGTTAACAACTTCCTGAAGATTGATGAGAATCAGAATGAGGAGGTTGAAGATGAACTTCCTGATAGACCG ATGTGCCTAAATTCACGAAGTTCACTGGCTGAGGAAACTCA GATCAAACCCTGTGATTTTGACTACCTCAGAATTATCGGCAAAGGCAGCTTTGGAAAG GTTCTGCTGGCTCGACACAAGGAGTCCACCAAATATTACGCCGTCAAAGTGCTACAGAAGAAAATCATCATGAAGAAGAAAGAG CAAAAGCATATCATGGCTGAGCGCAGTGTGCTGATGAAGAACATCAAGCATCCCTTCCTGGTGGGGCTGCACTACTCCTTCCAGACTACTGACAAGCTGTACTTTGTACTTGACTACGTCAACGGCGGAGAG CTGTTCTACCATCTCCAGAGAGAGAGGGTCTTCCTGGAGCCCAGAGCCAGGTTCTATGCTGCTGAAATTGCAAGTGCACTTGGCTACCTCCACTCCCTGCACATTGTGTACAG gGACCTGAAGCCTGAGAACATACTCATAGACTCTCAGGGCCACATTGTCCTCACAGACTTTGGCCTCTGCAAAGAAGGTCTTGAGGACAATGGTACCACAACAACCTTCTGTGGGACACCTGAG TACTTGGCCCCTGAGGTTCTCCAGAAGCAGGCATATGACCGCACAGTGGACTGGTGGTGTCTGGGATCTGTGCTCTACGAGATGCTTTATGGACTT cCCCCGTTCTACAGTCGCAACACAGCTGAGATGTACAACAACATCCTGCACAAGGCTCCTGTGCTCAAGCCCAATGTGTCAAACTCAGGCAGGGAACTGCTTGAGGGGCTCCTGCAGAAGGACCGCACCAAGAGGCTGGGAGTGAAGGATGACTTT CTTGAACTGAAGTACCATTCATTCTTCTCTCCAATCAACTGGGAGGACCTGATGTCCAAGAAGATCACACCTCCATTCATCCCCTCAGTG AGCGGTCCCACAGACCTCCGACACTTCGACCCCGAGTTCACCCACCTGCCCGTGTCCTCCTCTCTGTGCACCGACACCCTGACTGTGACCAGCAGCGTCAGGGAAGCAGCCGGAGCTTTTCCAGGCTTCTCATATGGGCCTCCAGCAGACCACTCCTTCATGTGA